The following proteins come from a genomic window of Edaphobacter sp. 4G125:
- a CDS encoding LacI family DNA-binding transcriptional regulator: protein MATRKKRIPDTSKPVTLKILAEYLDLSPATVSIVLNNSPVAKSISPETRERVLDAAKKFEYRPNLHARMLRTRLTNTVGVVVPELSEGYFTRLMLGVEEYLMQAGYLYFTVSHLGRPDLMEEYPDLLISRAVDGFLLVNTELRKKVPLPAVGISSHIQVPGVTNVVLDHKHATFLALRHLYELGHRRIAFMKGQRFSLDSEARWQSIHAVAQEIGITIQSDLCIYLEENLWSPDLGYLPVREMLSKTRDFTALFCFNDTAAIGAIRAIQDAGLSCPGDISVIGFDDIIVSGFVNPRLTTVRQPLHKMGVAAAELLIKRIQAPNQPYPENLWFDPELVVRESTAAAPLDRSS, encoded by the coding sequence ATGGCAACCAGAAAAAAACGTATTCCCGACACCAGCAAACCCGTAACCCTGAAGATTCTTGCCGAATATCTCGATCTCTCTCCCGCCACTGTTTCCATCGTCCTGAACAACTCGCCGGTGGCGAAGTCGATCTCGCCGGAGACTCGCGAGCGTGTTCTGGATGCTGCAAAGAAATTTGAGTATCGCCCGAATCTCCATGCCCGGATGCTTCGCACGCGGCTCACCAACACGGTCGGGGTCGTCGTTCCCGAACTCAGCGAAGGTTACTTCACCCGGCTAATGCTTGGCGTGGAAGAGTATCTGATGCAGGCTGGCTATCTCTATTTCACGGTCAGCCATCTTGGGCGCCCGGATCTGATGGAAGAGTACCCGGACCTCTTGATCAGTCGCGCCGTAGATGGCTTCCTCCTCGTCAATACAGAGCTTCGCAAGAAAGTGCCTCTACCTGCCGTTGGGATCTCCTCGCACATCCAGGTCCCTGGCGTCACCAATGTTGTTCTCGATCACAAGCACGCTACATTCCTTGCTCTCCGTCATCTTTACGAACTCGGTCACCGCCGCATCGCCTTTATGAAGGGACAGCGTTTTTCGCTCGACTCCGAGGCAAGATGGCAGTCCATCCACGCTGTCGCGCAGGAGATTGGAATCACCATCCAGTCCGACCTTTGTATTTATCTTGAAGAGAACCTCTGGTCTCCAGATCTCGGCTATCTTCCTGTCCGCGAGATGCTCTCGAAGACCCGCGACTTCACTGCCCTGTTCTGCTTCAACGACACTGCGGCCATTGGGGCGATCCGCGCAATTCAGGACGCTGGCCTCTCTTGCCCCGGCGATATCTCTGTCATCGGCTTCGACGACATCATCGTCTCCGGATTCGTCAATCCTCGTCTCACGACCGTTCGTCAGCCCTTGCACAAGATGGGCGTCGCCGCAGCAGAGCTTTTGATCAAACGTATCCAGGCACCGAACCAGCCCTATCCTGAAAACCTATGGTTCGATCCTGAACTTGTCGTGCGAGAGTCCACAGCCGCTGCACCGTTGGATCGTTCATCATAG
- a CDS encoding MFS transporter — MTSTQHFSVRFIWLRLAPLFACTACLGLLTVMLGPLLPALILHWHIQDAQAGTLFTAFFLGQLLGAWFATRNLRFSLLGGTLLGAIGTGTMAWTGYATAHLALFVAGIGISAGLTAGNVIAGTATEHPARALALFNASWGIGAIACPVLVWLCGASRPRIFFLAAAALTLGGGIYSNTLPRTLTNNASPVPKTSAQSKLPLSASVLLFFGASMLIYIGNENSLGGWLPSFALRNGSVITASAVSLLYWASELAGRLLLAGLRVKESTLYRASLSLLLVTLTALLITRHPSPGHVLLCIVVAGISMGPLYPLIVTFLLKRTGNHPRLGHIFASCSLGGAMLPLLTGILSTHFGSLRAGLFVPLAGVLLMLLFSSHILPLCPTEQEG, encoded by the coding sequence ATGACCTCAACACAACATTTTTCCGTCCGTTTCATATGGTTGCGCTTAGCGCCTCTCTTCGCCTGCACAGCCTGCCTCGGACTGCTTACGGTGATGCTGGGTCCATTGCTTCCCGCTCTGATTCTGCATTGGCACATCCAGGATGCGCAGGCAGGGACGCTCTTCACGGCGTTTTTTCTCGGACAACTTCTCGGTGCCTGGTTCGCGACACGCAATCTGCGATTCAGTCTTCTTGGCGGCACTCTCCTCGGCGCAATCGGAACAGGGACTATGGCCTGGACCGGTTATGCGACAGCGCACCTCGCATTATTTGTCGCAGGCATCGGAATCTCCGCCGGGCTCACAGCAGGCAATGTTATTGCAGGGACAGCAACCGAACATCCAGCACGTGCCCTCGCGCTCTTCAATGCCAGCTGGGGTATTGGAGCCATTGCATGTCCTGTACTTGTCTGGCTTTGCGGAGCCTCCCGTCCGCGAATCTTTTTCCTCGCCGCGGCTGCCCTTACCCTTGGTGGAGGAATCTACTCGAATACATTACCGCGCACGCTCACGAACAATGCTTCGCCGGTGCCGAAGACCTCCGCGCAAAGCAAACTTCCTCTTTCCGCATCCGTGCTTCTGTTCTTCGGAGCCTCAATGCTGATCTACATCGGCAACGAAAACTCGCTTGGCGGCTGGCTCCCCAGCTTTGCCTTGCGTAATGGCTCGGTCATAACCGCTTCGGCGGTCTCTCTTCTATATTGGGCCTCTGAACTTGCAGGGCGCCTTCTTTTGGCCGGCCTTCGAGTTAAAGAATCTACCCTCTATCGCGCTTCTCTTTCACTGCTTCTCGTCACCTTGACGGCGCTTCTTATCACTCGCCATCCATCTCCAGGGCACGTCCTGCTGTGCATCGTCGTCGCGGGAATCTCTATGGGGCCTCTCTATCCATTGATCGTGACCTTTCTGCTGAAACGGACCGGGAATCATCCCCGCCTGGGACATATTTTCGCCTCCTGCTCCCTCGGAGGAGCTATGCTTCCCCTGCTGACCGGAATTCTATCCACCCACTTCGGTAGCCTCCGGGCAGGACTTTTCGTTCCGCTTGCAGGCGTCCTGCTGATGCTGCTTTTCTCTTCCCATATTCTTCCGCTCTGCCCTACCGAGCAGGAGGGTTAA
- a CDS encoding ABC transporter ATP-binding protein has protein sequence MTGSKNSVMRDVLAFLFRHWRREKAVVALTAISMAIATCADLWLPVYSGRLIDALTISVRTQAIHSALHAVLLMVILGALLVAGRHIAISAIIRLTLRLMSRFASDAFWRVQRFSTDWHANNFSGSIVRRVTRGMWATDLMNDTLLLALLPAVLVLVGSSLLLGFHWPQMGMIIASGAILYIALSIALSLNYVAPAARLSNSQDTRIGGAMADAITCNPVVKAFGAESREDARLAHILSKWNGRTFRHWTRGTRSGTMQLVVLLVLRTAVILYALLLWWQHRATPGDIAFVLTSYFIIHGYLRDIGQHVANLQRSVNDMEEMVALESLPLGIEDRPNAKPIRITAGEIRFDHVTFQYGRHTTPLFQDFSLHIPGGQRVGLVGHSGSGKTTFVKMLHRLYDIGDGRILVDGQDISKVTQDSLRAQMALVPQEPILFHRSLAENIAYGRPSASRRQIEEAARLAHAEEFILRQPKEYATLVGERGVKLSGGERQRIALARAFLADTPILILDEATSSLDSESEALIQEATERLMVGRTAIVIAHRLSTVRMLDRILVFDHGQIVEEGTHDALVGRSGGTYKRLFDRQALGLLVETDGYSGDLTVV, from the coding sequence ATGACTGGTTCTAAAAATTCTGTGATGCGGGATGTCCTCGCATTTTTATTTCGCCACTGGCGACGAGAGAAGGCTGTTGTTGCTTTAACCGCTATTTCTATGGCGATTGCGACCTGCGCTGATCTTTGGCTGCCGGTCTATTCCGGACGCCTCATTGACGCGTTGACGATTTCGGTTCGGACACAGGCGATCCACTCGGCGCTGCACGCTGTTCTGCTGATGGTCATCCTGGGCGCACTGCTGGTTGCAGGGAGGCATATTGCGATCTCCGCAATCATTCGGCTAACGCTGCGGTTGATGTCGCGGTTTGCGAGCGATGCTTTCTGGCGTGTACAGCGGTTTTCTACCGATTGGCATGCTAACAACTTTTCCGGTTCTATCGTTCGCCGAGTAACACGCGGCATGTGGGCGACGGACCTGATGAATGACACCTTGTTGCTGGCTCTGCTGCCGGCGGTGTTGGTTCTTGTGGGATCTTCGTTGTTGCTCGGATTCCATTGGCCGCAGATGGGGATGATCATTGCTTCAGGAGCAATCCTGTACATTGCGCTGTCGATCGCGCTTTCGTTGAATTATGTGGCTCCGGCTGCACGGCTCTCGAATTCGCAGGATACGCGCATCGGCGGAGCTATGGCCGATGCGATTACCTGCAATCCGGTGGTAAAGGCCTTTGGCGCGGAATCTCGCGAGGACGCGAGGCTGGCTCACATTCTTTCCAAGTGGAACGGCCGAACGTTTCGGCACTGGACGCGTGGTACGCGCAGCGGAACCATGCAGCTTGTGGTGCTGCTGGTGCTGCGCACTGCTGTGATTCTTTACGCGTTATTGCTGTGGTGGCAACATCGCGCGACTCCGGGAGACATCGCCTTCGTGTTGACGAGCTACTTTATCATTCATGGCTATTTGCGCGATATCGGTCAGCATGTTGCGAACCTTCAGCGCAGCGTCAATGACATGGAAGAGATGGTGGCGTTGGAGTCCTTGCCGTTGGGGATTGAGGATAGACCGAATGCAAAGCCGATTCGCATCACTGCGGGAGAGATTCGGTTCGATCATGTGACCTTTCAATATGGCAGACATACGACGCCGCTCTTCCAGGATTTTTCGCTGCATATTCCTGGAGGTCAGCGTGTCGGCCTAGTAGGGCATTCGGGTTCGGGGAAGACTACGTTTGTAAAGATGCTGCATCGTCTCTATGACATCGGAGACGGTCGTATCCTTGTCGACGGCCAGGATATCTCCAAGGTTACGCAGGATTCGCTGCGCGCCCAGATGGCATTGGTTCCGCAGGAACCGATCCTCTTCCATCGTTCGCTTGCGGAGAACATTGCCTATGGACGCCCGTCGGCCAGCCGGCGTCAGATCGAGGAAGCCGCTCGTTTGGCTCATGCGGAGGAGTTCATCCTTCGTCAGCCCAAGGAATATGCCACTCTGGTGGGCGAACGCGGGGTCAAGCTCTCAGGAGGCGAACGTCAGCGTATCGCATTGGCGCGAGCGTTCCTTGCGGATACCCCGATTCTCATTCTGGATGAGGCGACCTCGAGTCTGGACTCTGAGTCGGAAGCATTGATTCAGGAGGCGACAGAACGGCTAATGGTTGGGCGGACGGCGATCGTGATTGCGCACCGGCTGTCCACGGTTCGCATGCTCGACCGCATCCTGGTGTTCGATCATGGGCAGATTGTGGAAGAGGGAACCCATGACGCGCTGGTTGGCCGTTCAGGGGGAACCTACAAACGTCTGTTCGACCGGCAGGCCCTGGGACTGTTGGTCGAGACGGACGGCTACTCCGGAGACCTTACGGTTGTGTAA
- a CDS encoding inositol monophosphatase family protein → MSQFEFVHQAEKIAREAGALLKSFYEKGVTAEYKGDVDLVTEADKASEKLIRQRLQETFPSHGIYGEEGTRDALDSEYRWYVDPLDGTTNFAHGFPAFAVVLGLEHRPAGLKQDEDGTLKAGVVYDPLRDEVFVAERGKGAWLNGKQIHVSKTKTLQESLTATGFPSHKRHLNPNAYFYYQITLRSHGVRRVGSAALDLAYVACGRLDGFWEFNLNPWDTSAGALLVTEAGGTLSHFNGGRFTLDSREVLATNGLVKDEVVHIFTEMFAGRELDPIPTPAEFAARRAAEGRS, encoded by the coding sequence GTGAGCCAATTTGAGTTTGTACACCAGGCAGAGAAAATTGCGCGCGAAGCTGGCGCCTTATTGAAGAGCTTTTACGAGAAGGGTGTTACAGCGGAGTACAAGGGCGATGTGGATCTGGTGACGGAAGCCGATAAGGCCAGCGAGAAGCTGATTCGTCAAAGGTTACAAGAAACATTTCCTTCGCATGGGATCTATGGGGAAGAGGGCACGCGCGATGCTTTGGACAGCGAGTATCGCTGGTATGTGGATCCACTGGATGGAACAACAAATTTCGCGCATGGTTTTCCTGCGTTCGCAGTGGTGCTGGGTCTGGAGCATCGGCCGGCAGGTTTAAAACAGGACGAAGATGGCACGCTGAAGGCGGGCGTAGTTTACGATCCTCTGCGGGATGAAGTCTTCGTAGCCGAGCGCGGTAAAGGTGCGTGGCTGAACGGAAAGCAGATTCACGTATCGAAGACGAAGACTTTGCAGGAATCGTTGACTGCGACAGGATTTCCCAGCCATAAGCGGCACCTGAATCCAAATGCATATTTCTATTACCAGATTACGTTGCGCTCGCATGGAGTGCGGCGAGTGGGTTCGGCTGCTCTAGACCTAGCCTATGTTGCATGCGGGAGGCTGGACGGGTTCTGGGAGTTCAACCTGAATCCGTGGGATACGTCGGCTGGTGCTTTGCTGGTGACGGAGGCGGGAGGGACGCTATCTCACTTTAATGGCGGACGGTTTACGCTCGACAGTCGCGAAGTTCTTGCGACGAACGGATTAGTCAAAGATGAGGTTGTCCATATCTTTACGGAGATGTTTGCAGGGAGAGAACTGGATCCGATTCCGACGCCAGCGGAGTTCGCGGCGCGAAGAGCCGCTGAGGGCAGGTCGTAG
- a CDS encoding VWA domain-containing protein translates to MRIACSFALWGMMGTMLLAQAPIVRRPPMQPVNPDADQQQQSQSAPVSQGQVPTIRVESRLVNIAVNVVDKNGAPIGGLGKDDFEILEDGKPQKIAYFEKESSTPLSIVLAIDASDSVLRDERLEKNAAKHFVNALLRDQDELNLMDFSDTVREIVSFTNQKKQIENGLNQLQRGDETALYDAIYLASERLMQTKNEAGRRRVIVVITDGVDTVKRSRYGQALEEAQRAGAMIYSIIIVPVWEDAGRNTGGEHALIQMSNDTGGKYFYVGDKRDLEPAFARVSDDLRTQYVLGYYAPQRKDDGGFRTVRVRMKDATLQGQYQLRHRSGYYADGK, encoded by the coding sequence GTGAGGATTGCGTGCTCGTTTGCGCTGTGGGGGATGATGGGGACGATGCTGCTGGCGCAGGCTCCGATCGTGAGGCGGCCTCCGATGCAGCCGGTCAATCCGGATGCGGATCAGCAACAACAGTCTCAGTCAGCGCCTGTGTCGCAGGGACAGGTCCCGACGATTCGGGTGGAGTCGCGGCTGGTGAATATTGCAGTGAATGTGGTGGATAAAAATGGCGCTCCTATCGGTGGGTTAGGGAAGGATGACTTCGAGATTTTGGAGGATGGAAAGCCGCAGAAGATTGCTTATTTTGAGAAAGAGTCTTCGACCCCGCTGTCGATTGTGCTGGCGATTGACGCGAGTGACAGCGTGTTGAGAGATGAGCGGCTGGAGAAGAATGCGGCGAAGCACTTTGTGAATGCGCTGCTGCGCGATCAGGATGAGCTGAACCTGATGGATTTCTCTGACACCGTGCGGGAGATTGTTTCGTTTACAAATCAGAAGAAGCAGATTGAGAATGGGTTGAACCAGCTGCAGCGAGGGGATGAGACCGCGTTATATGACGCGATTTATCTGGCCTCGGAGCGGCTTATGCAGACGAAGAACGAGGCTGGCCGCAGGCGGGTGATTGTGGTGATTACCGATGGAGTCGATACGGTGAAGCGCTCGCGATATGGCCAGGCATTAGAAGAGGCACAGAGGGCAGGGGCGATGATCTACTCGATCATCATCGTACCGGTGTGGGAGGACGCAGGAAGAAATACGGGGGGAGAGCACGCGCTGATCCAGATGTCGAACGATACGGGAGGGAAGTACTTCTACGTGGGAGACAAGAGAGATCTGGAGCCCGCGTTTGCACGAGTCTCGGATGACCTGCGAACGCAGTATGTGCTGGGATACTATGCACCACAGCGCAAGGATGATGGTGGGTTCCGAACGGTGCGGGTGAGGATGAAGGATGCAACGCTACAGGGGCAATATCAATTGCGTCATCGTAGCGGGTACTACGCGGATGGGAAGTGA
- a CDS encoding molybdenum cofactor biosynthesis protein MoaE, with protein MRVEITDEVIPATEIVAELKAGADGAVCVFDGIVRDNTRGRKTLYLDYEAYREMALGQMRALAQEAVEKFGVRDVALVHRLGRLYVGETSVLVVVASAHRGAAFDACRWLIDTLKRTVPIWKKEQFADGAVWVDGEPFPEEIAVSRGAIADTGEPE; from the coding sequence ATGAGAGTTGAGATTACAGACGAGGTGATTCCGGCGACAGAGATTGTGGCGGAGCTGAAGGCTGGCGCGGATGGGGCAGTGTGTGTCTTCGATGGAATTGTGCGGGACAATACTCGCGGACGGAAGACGCTGTATCTGGATTACGAAGCGTATCGCGAGATGGCGCTTGGGCAGATGCGAGCACTTGCTCAGGAAGCCGTGGAGAAGTTTGGCGTGCGCGATGTGGCTTTGGTGCATCGGCTGGGACGGTTGTACGTCGGCGAGACGAGCGTGCTGGTGGTGGTCGCTTCGGCGCATCGGGGAGCAGCCTTTGATGCGTGTCGATGGTTGATCGATACGTTGAAGCGGACAGTCCCGATCTGGAAGAAAGAACAGTTCGCCGATGGCGCTGTATGGGTAGACGGCGAGCCATTTCCTGAAGAGATTGCGGTGAGTCGCGGAGCAATTGCGGATACGGGAGAGCCGGAGTGA
- the moaD gene encoding molybdopterin converting factor subunit 1 yields MQVLFFGALKEIFGGESEKLELRDGACVEELRGLFEERARGKRELMQSIAIAVNREYAKGEDVLREGDEVALLPPVSGGLR; encoded by the coding sequence GTGCAGGTCTTGTTTTTTGGAGCGCTGAAGGAGATTTTTGGCGGTGAGAGCGAGAAGTTGGAACTGCGTGACGGGGCTTGTGTCGAAGAACTGAGGGGGCTCTTTGAAGAGCGCGCAAGAGGGAAGAGAGAGTTGATGCAATCGATCGCCATTGCCGTGAATCGGGAGTATGCGAAAGGCGAAGATGTTTTGCGAGAGGGGGATGAGGTGGCATTGCTGCCGCCAGTGAGCGGGGGCCTTCGATGA
- a CDS encoding DUF6321 domain-containing protein yields MTKKIVAKKKVPAIPRSMPTEGRDPKGGLTDVGREYYRLRDGANLKPGAKGPADTPEKMRRKGSFLVRMFTNPQGPMVKNGKPTRLALSANAWGEPIPKTLEEAYALAAEGRKLLGKYGVSRKKSKARG; encoded by the coding sequence ATGACAAAGAAGATCGTGGCGAAGAAGAAGGTTCCGGCGATTCCGCGCTCGATGCCTACAGAGGGAAGGGACCCAAAGGGCGGCCTGACAGATGTGGGGCGCGAATACTATCGGCTGCGAGATGGAGCGAACCTGAAACCGGGAGCGAAGGGGCCTGCGGATACTCCTGAGAAGATGAGGCGGAAGGGGTCGTTTCTGGTGCGGATGTTTACGAATCCGCAAGGGCCCATGGTGAAGAATGGAAAGCCGACAAGGCTGGCCTTGAGCGCGAATGCCTGGGGTGAGCCGATCCCAAAGACCCTGGAAGAGGCTTATGCGCTGGCGGCGGAGGGTAGGAAACTGCTGGGGAAGTATGGGGTTTCCAGGAAAAAGTCAAAGGCTCGCGGCTGA
- a CDS encoding DUF488 domain-containing protein, with product MMTIGHSTLSIEAFLQALTENGVETVVDVRRFPGSRRHPQFGQGALFASLKNMGIRGINRGEGLGGRRRSLADSVNTGWRNESFRGYADYMQTEAFAREIDWLVSLPEIDKTVVMCAEALPWRCHRSLIADAVLARGMAVEDIFVKADGESELRQHKMTDFAQVRDGRVWYPKAPELFV from the coding sequence ATGATGACGATTGGACATTCGACGCTGAGCATTGAGGCGTTTTTGCAGGCGCTGACGGAGAACGGTGTCGAGACGGTGGTGGATGTACGGAGATTTCCAGGGTCGCGGCGGCATCCGCAATTCGGCCAGGGAGCGCTGTTTGCTTCGTTGAAGAATATGGGGATTCGCGGAATCAATCGCGGTGAAGGATTGGGTGGTCGCAGGAGGTCGCTTGCAGACAGTGTGAATACGGGTTGGAGAAACGAGAGTTTTCGCGGCTATGCGGATTACATGCAAACGGAGGCGTTTGCGCGGGAGATTGACTGGCTGGTGAGTCTGCCGGAGATCGACAAGACGGTAGTAATGTGTGCGGAAGCGCTACCGTGGCGATGCCATCGATCACTCATTGCAGATGCGGTGTTGGCTCGTGGCATGGCGGTTGAAGATATCTTCGTAAAGGCAGATGGTGAGAGCGAGTTGCGGCAGCACAAGATGACAGATTTTGCCCAGGTGCGAGATGGGAGGGTTTGGTATCCGAAGGCGCCGGAGTTATTTGTGTGA
- the lon gene encoding endopeptidase La, translated as MANDFVSVIKPTAKNSEGGEGANGKRPVPVLPVRDTVLFPHAVLPLTVGRESSIQLIQSLGEDKSILVVAQRDARQDTPQAADLYAVGTQATVHKVVKMPNQSLFVFTEGNERVHLGEFTQTTPFMTAEFEVIPETEPEQGPELEALQRNVVSQFQQIVTSSPTLSDDLQTIAINIEEPGRLTDFIASSLPFLTTTDKQELLETPDVVKRLERINKHLAKEIEVQQLRNKIQNEVQDSVQQSQRDYYLREQLKAIQKELGDIDETQKDIQELKEKIEAAGMPDEVKKDALKELGRLSRMNAMAADYSLTRNYVEWLAVLPWSKSSAGEVDIKKAKEILDTDHYGLKKVKDRILDYLSVRRLKPDMKGPILCFVGPPGVGKTSLGRSIAKALGRKFSRISLGGMHDEAEIRGHRRTYIGALPGQIIQHLKRVEVNDPVFMLDEIDKLGRDFRGDPASALLETLDPEQNNTFRDNYLDQPFDLSKVLFICTANQLDTIPGPLLDRMEIIELTGYTEEEKVNIAERYLVPRQIKENGVDEAMIEFPTASVALVARHYTREAGVRRLEQQIGTVVRKVARKIAEGATEKITITPEVIHEFLGGIKVRVDTEIAERTKRAGVAVGLAWTPAGGDVLFIEANKMKGKGGFTITGQIGDVMKESMQAALTWVRSNAGKFGLEEDFTKDTDIHIHVPAGAIPKDGPSAGVTMATALVSLLTNTPVHPLTAMTGEITLSGNVLPVGGIKEKFLAAKRAGVRDVILPLECKTQVEEDLTPDQIDNVKIHYTTRIEEVLAIALPKTVQEEADDEAVREEVLQASA; from the coding sequence ATGGCAAACGACTTTGTAAGTGTAATCAAACCGACAGCTAAGAATTCTGAGGGGGGCGAGGGAGCAAATGGTAAGCGACCGGTTCCGGTGCTTCCTGTGCGCGACACAGTTCTCTTTCCGCACGCAGTTCTGCCATTGACGGTAGGACGCGAGAGCTCGATCCAACTGATCCAGTCGTTGGGTGAGGACAAATCGATCCTTGTGGTGGCCCAGCGGGATGCAAGGCAGGATACGCCCCAGGCTGCCGATCTCTATGCGGTTGGGACGCAGGCGACCGTACACAAGGTCGTGAAGATGCCGAACCAGAGCCTTTTCGTGTTTACGGAAGGCAATGAGCGTGTGCATCTGGGTGAATTCACTCAGACGACTCCGTTTATGACAGCGGAGTTTGAGGTCATTCCGGAGACAGAGCCGGAACAGGGGCCGGAGCTGGAGGCGTTGCAGCGGAACGTTGTGAGCCAGTTCCAGCAGATTGTGACCTCATCGCCGACGCTTTCGGACGATCTGCAGACGATTGCGATCAATATCGAAGAGCCTGGACGGCTGACCGACTTTATTGCTTCGTCACTGCCATTTTTGACGACGACGGATAAGCAGGAGTTGTTGGAGACGCCGGATGTCGTAAAGCGGCTGGAGCGAATCAATAAGCACTTGGCGAAGGAGATCGAGGTCCAGCAGCTAAGGAACAAGATCCAGAACGAGGTGCAGGACTCGGTGCAGCAATCGCAGCGGGACTATTATCTGCGCGAGCAGCTGAAGGCGATCCAGAAGGAACTGGGCGATATCGACGAGACCCAGAAGGACATTCAGGAGCTGAAGGAGAAGATTGAAGCAGCCGGGATGCCGGATGAAGTGAAGAAGGACGCTCTGAAGGAGCTTGGCCGGTTGAGCCGCATGAACGCGATGGCTGCCGACTACAGCCTGACACGGAACTACGTGGAGTGGCTGGCAGTACTGCCGTGGTCGAAGAGCTCGGCAGGCGAGGTCGACATCAAGAAGGCGAAAGAGATTCTGGACACGGACCACTATGGCCTGAAAAAGGTAAAGGACCGCATTCTGGACTACCTCTCGGTTCGCCGTCTGAAGCCGGACATGAAGGGACCGATTCTGTGCTTTGTCGGACCTCCAGGCGTGGGTAAAACTTCGCTGGGGCGGTCGATTGCGAAAGCGCTGGGGCGGAAATTCTCGCGTATCTCGCTGGGCGGCATGCACGACGAGGCGGAGATTCGCGGTCACCGTCGCACGTATATCGGCGCGTTGCCAGGACAGATCATTCAACACCTGAAGAGGGTGGAGGTGAACGACCCGGTCTTCATGCTGGATGAGATCGACAAGCTGGGGCGCGACTTCCGGGGAGATCCGGCGAGCGCGTTGCTCGAGACACTGGATCCTGAGCAGAACAACACGTTCCGGGACAACTACCTCGATCAGCCGTTCGACCTGAGCAAGGTTCTGTTTATCTGCACAGCGAACCAGCTGGACACGATTCCGGGACCGTTGCTGGACCGCATGGAGATCATCGAGCTGACCGGATACACGGAGGAGGAGAAGGTCAATATCGCCGAGCGGTATCTGGTTCCACGGCAGATTAAAGAGAATGGCGTGGATGAAGCGATGATCGAGTTCCCGACGGCGAGTGTGGCGCTGGTTGCACGGCACTATACGCGTGAGGCGGGTGTGCGCAGACTGGAACAGCAGATCGGCACGGTGGTTCGCAAGGTAGCTCGCAAGATTGCAGAAGGAGCAACGGAGAAGATCACGATTACTCCTGAGGTGATCCATGAATTCCTTGGCGGAATCAAGGTGCGCGTGGATACGGAGATTGCCGAGCGGACGAAACGTGCAGGTGTTGCGGTTGGATTGGCATGGACCCCGGCGGGAGGCGACGTGCTCTTTATCGAAGCGAACAAGATGAAGGGCAAAGGCGGCTTCACCATTACGGGTCAGATCGGCGATGTAATGAAAGAGAGCATGCAGGCCGCGTTGACCTGGGTGCGCTCGAATGCCGGCAAGTTCGGTCTGGAGGAAGATTTCACGAAGGACACGGATATTCATATCCATGTTCCTGCGGGAGCGATTCCGAAAGATGGACCTTCGGCAGGCGTCACGATGGCGACAGCACTGGTGAGTCTGTTGACGAACACTCCGGTGCATCCACTGACGGCGATGACTGGTGAGATCACGCTGAGCGGCAACGTGCTGCCGGTGGGAGGCATCAAGGAGAAGTTCCTTGCGGCCAAACGCGCGGGAGTGCGGGACGTGATTCTTCCGCTGGAATGCAAGACCCAGGTGGAGGAAGATCTGACGCCGGACCAGATCGATAACGTGAAGATCCACTACACGACACGGATCGAAGAAGTACTGGCGATCGCGTTGCCGAAGACGGTGCAGGAAGAGGCCGACGATGAGGCAGTACGGGAAGAGGTGCTTCAGGCTTCGGCGTAA